In Nocardioides conyzicola, one genomic interval encodes:
- a CDS encoding acyl-CoA dehydrogenase family protein, with protein MTLTDSTATTRADWGPTPTDPHGWVQRGRDVASQLAVDAVARDRANNTPYAEVELLKDSGLVTLLGPVEHGGAGQDWTTALRVVRAVSAGDGSIGQLLGYHYLWAWAARLVATPEQVAAVEQQATENAWFYGGAVNPRDSDLTITEEGGELVYRGEKSFSTGGQVSDVTVLEGVIDGTEKHVFAIVPTDQPAIQFKGDWDSLGQRLTESGGVVIDGVRVPWEAAAGYVATDDGGHEFAPRVYNTLNVPLIQLIFANMYLGIAEGALATAASYTRERTRPWPYAADVKERSSEEFYVLETYGDLRSKLWAAEALTERAAVLIEAINAHADTVTAQERGEAAVVIAAAKQVAIDVGLEVGTRVFEVTGARATASSVGLDIFWRNIRTHSLHDPVAHKRAEVGRYTLLGEIPEPTWYT; from the coding sequence ATGACACTCACCGACTCCACTGCCACGACCCGCGCCGACTGGGGGCCGACGCCGACCGATCCTCACGGTTGGGTTCAGCGTGGACGCGACGTCGCCTCCCAGCTCGCGGTCGACGCCGTCGCGCGAGACCGTGCGAACAACACGCCGTACGCCGAGGTCGAGCTGCTGAAGGACAGCGGCCTCGTCACGCTGCTGGGGCCCGTCGAGCACGGCGGAGCGGGACAGGACTGGACGACCGCCCTTCGCGTGGTCCGCGCCGTCTCTGCCGGCGACGGGTCGATCGGCCAGCTCCTCGGCTACCACTACCTGTGGGCCTGGGCGGCCAGACTCGTCGCCACTCCCGAGCAGGTCGCCGCAGTCGAGCAGCAGGCAACGGAGAACGCCTGGTTCTACGGTGGAGCCGTCAACCCCCGCGACAGCGACCTGACCATCACCGAAGAGGGCGGCGAGCTCGTCTACCGCGGTGAGAAGTCGTTCTCGACCGGTGGCCAGGTCAGCGACGTCACGGTGCTGGAGGGCGTCATCGACGGCACCGAGAAGCACGTCTTCGCCATCGTGCCCACCGACCAGCCGGCGATCCAGTTCAAGGGTGACTGGGACAGCCTCGGGCAGCGTCTCACCGAGAGCGGTGGCGTGGTCATCGACGGCGTTCGCGTGCCGTGGGAGGCTGCGGCCGGTTACGTGGCCACCGACGACGGCGGGCACGAGTTCGCACCGCGGGTCTACAACACCCTGAACGTGCCGCTGATCCAGCTGATCTTCGCCAACATGTACCTCGGCATCGCAGAGGGAGCACTGGCCACCGCGGCGAGCTACACCCGCGAGCGGACCCGCCCTTGGCCTTATGCCGCCGACGTCAAGGAGCGCAGCAGCGAGGAGTTCTACGTCCTCGAGACCTACGGCGACCTGCGCTCCAAGCTCTGGGCCGCCGAGGCGCTGACCGAGAGGGCAGCGGTCCTGATCGAGGCGATCAACGCGCACGCCGACACCGTGACGGCGCAGGAGCGGGGTGAGGCCGCCGTCGTCATCGCGGCAGCCAAGCAGGTCGCCATCGACGTGGGGCTGGAGGTCGGGACCCGCGTGTTCGAGGTGACCGGCGCTCGCGCCACGGCCAGCTCGGTCGGCCTGGACATCTTCTGGCGCAACATCCGCACCCACAGCCTGCACGACCCGGTGGCTCACAAGCGTGCGGAGGTCGGGCGCTACACGCTCCTCGGAGAGATCCCCGAGCCCACTTGGTACACGTGA
- a CDS encoding LysR family transcriptional regulator — protein sequence MRIEQLEYVAAVTQHGSLRRASERLHVSQPALSEAVSKLERELGVTLLDRRRSGARISRQGQDLLQNMVEVLEAVDRLKQAAGDQHTASLTVRVGTVNAATSTLLVPAARSFQDSVPGTTVEILNIQQAEIHQALIEGSLDLGLVNVLAGDEPILHLVGTDLLHGRPVVVLPADHALAAHDEVTIEQLREQRFVAMRAGYLMHRFAHRLFGASMPRVTHTTDGAEMGKLMVSEGLGVSVLPDYSVIGDPLERAGLITTRPIAGDRTRVTLVLLQRQTDHVPAAVRELHASLVAHARTAVA from the coding sequence GTGCGGATCGAGCAGTTGGAGTACGTCGCCGCGGTGACGCAGCACGGCTCGTTGCGGCGCGCCAGCGAGCGGCTTCACGTGTCTCAACCCGCCCTGAGCGAGGCCGTGAGCAAGCTCGAGCGTGAGCTCGGGGTGACCCTGCTGGACCGCCGCCGCTCCGGAGCGCGGATCAGCCGCCAAGGGCAGGATCTGCTCCAGAACATGGTCGAGGTCCTCGAGGCGGTTGACCGCCTCAAGCAGGCGGCCGGAGACCAGCACACGGCGAGCCTCACCGTTCGGGTGGGCACCGTGAACGCAGCGACGTCCACCCTGTTGGTGCCAGCGGCCCGCAGCTTCCAGGACAGCGTGCCCGGGACGACGGTCGAGATCCTCAACATCCAGCAGGCAGAGATCCACCAGGCCCTCATCGAGGGCTCTCTCGACCTCGGGCTCGTCAACGTGCTGGCCGGGGACGAGCCGATCCTGCACCTGGTCGGCACCGACCTACTGCACGGCAGGCCGGTCGTCGTGCTTCCTGCCGATCACGCCCTTGCTGCACACGACGAGGTCACCATCGAGCAGCTCCGTGAGCAGAGGTTCGTGGCGATGCGGGCCGGCTACCTGATGCACCGCTTCGCCCACCGCCTGTTCGGCGCCTCGATGCCCCGGGTCACCCACACCACGGATGGCGCCGAGATGGGCAAGCTCATGGTCTCCGAGGGCCTCGGAGTGTCCGTGCTTCCGGACTACAGCGTGATCGGCGACCCGCTGGAGCGGGCCGGCCTGATCACCACCCGCCCCATCGCCGGTGACAGGACCCGGGTCACCCTGGTCCTCCTGCAGCGGCAGACCGACCACGTTCCGGCGGCGGTACGCGAGCTGCACGCCTCGCTGGTGGCCCACGCACGAACCGCCGTGGCCTGA
- a CDS encoding MetQ/NlpA family ABC transporter substrate-binding protein produces MSTTQQPSGSRAESDHDDLDLGGRPRRWLIPAVAGVIVLAVVVALVLRFTGDDKTAVDGSAFSNDFSIAFQASSASEQAFLDYLNKDIAPDYGVTIKGVGIEDGNQLDQATADGKYIANIYQHKHWLAQVLDSTGMKLTALGPVFQWSYSIYSSKYGSLEELPQGATIALLNDPANTAQALWILERAGKLTFKDGVDPWAATEADIATNPGGYKFTYMEYGAGPRTLDSVDAVIDYNMSFVDAGTPESDKIYAPDAPKEFAGQLVVGSDYVDDPQVKKLQKIFFDPRVQKYLASNDDPNLQGQLAPVSDS; encoded by the coding sequence ATGTCCACCACCCAGCAGCCTTCGGGCTCGCGCGCTGAGTCCGACCACGATGATCTCGACCTGGGAGGTCGCCCCCGCAGGTGGCTGATTCCGGCTGTCGCCGGCGTCATCGTCCTCGCCGTTGTCGTCGCCCTCGTTCTTCGCTTCACCGGGGACGACAAGACGGCGGTGGACGGCAGCGCCTTCTCCAACGACTTCAGCATCGCGTTCCAGGCCAGCTCGGCCTCCGAGCAGGCGTTCTTGGACTACCTGAACAAGGACATCGCGCCCGACTACGGCGTCACCATCAAGGGTGTCGGGATCGAGGACGGCAACCAGCTCGACCAGGCCACCGCTGACGGGAAGTACATCGCCAACATCTACCAGCACAAGCACTGGCTGGCGCAGGTGCTCGACTCCACCGGGATGAAGCTGACGGCGCTCGGGCCGGTCTTCCAGTGGTCCTACTCGATCTACTCCAGCAAGTACGGCTCCCTCGAGGAGCTGCCGCAGGGCGCGACGATCGCGCTGCTCAACGACCCGGCCAACACGGCGCAGGCCCTGTGGATCCTCGAGCGGGCAGGCAAGCTGACCTTCAAGGACGGCGTCGACCCGTGGGCCGCCACCGAGGCCGACATCGCCACCAACCCGGGCGGCTACAAGTTCACCTACATGGAGTACGGCGCCGGGCCGCGCACGCTCGACTCGGTCGACGCGGTCATCGACTACAACATGTCGTTCGTCGACGCGGGCACCCCTGAGTCGGACAAGATCTACGCGCCTGACGCGCCGAAGGAGTTCGCCGGGCAGCTGGTCGTCGGATCCGACTACGTCGACGACCCGCAGGTGAAGAAGCTCCAGAAGATCTTCTTCGACCCGCGGGTCCAGAAGTACCTCGCGAGCAACGACGACCCGAACCTGCAGGGTCAGCTCGCCCCCGTCTCGGACAGCTGA
- a CDS encoding methionine ABC transporter permease — MSTLAPLIATPWSDVPDLLFPALGETARMVAVVMTIVVLLGGPLGLLIFNTSPLGLTPHRVVHVSISWVANLGRSLPFLVLMAAIIPVTKLVFGTTIGFKAAIIPMSVAGVAFFARLTENAVREVPRDLLDVGLATGASRWQIMSGIQLREALPGLAAGLTLNVIAMIEYSAIAGAIGSGGIGYLAVNYGYRRFDNSIMIACIVLLVVLVQAIQFTGDRMVRALTH, encoded by the coding sequence ATGAGCACCCTCGCTCCGCTGATCGCCACGCCGTGGTCTGACGTTCCCGACCTGCTGTTCCCCGCGCTGGGTGAGACGGCTCGGATGGTCGCGGTGGTCATGACGATCGTGGTGCTCCTCGGAGGCCCGCTCGGGCTGCTCATCTTCAACACCTCGCCCCTGGGACTCACCCCTCACCGCGTCGTTCACGTCTCGATCAGCTGGGTAGCCAACCTGGGGCGGTCGCTGCCCTTCCTCGTCCTGATGGCCGCCATCATCCCGGTCACCAAGCTGGTCTTCGGGACCACCATCGGCTTCAAGGCCGCCATCATCCCGATGTCCGTGGCCGGTGTCGCCTTCTTCGCCAGGCTGACCGAGAACGCCGTACGTGAGGTCCCGAGGGACCTCCTCGACGTCGGGCTCGCCACCGGTGCGAGCAGGTGGCAGATCATGTCGGGCATCCAGCTCCGAGAGGCGCTTCCAGGCTTGGCGGCCGGCCTGACGCTCAACGTCATCGCGATGATCGAGTACTCCGCGATCGCCGGCGCCATCGGCTCGGGCGGTATCGGCTACCTCGCCGTCAACTACGGCTACCGGCGGTTCGACAACAGCATCATGATCGCCTGCATCGTGCTGCTGGTCGTCCTCGTCCAGGCCATCCAGTTCACCGGCGATCGCATGGTCCGCGCCCTCACCCACTGA
- a CDS encoding methionine ABC transporter ATP-binding protein translates to MIEISGLTKRYGATTVLDGIDLRVEDGRIAAVVGPSGAGKSTLARCVNLLERPTSGSISVSGADLAALSGRDLRRARQQIGTVFQAANLLRRLTAAQNVALPMRNQGLPENEVRRRVGDLLERVGMMHRANHYPSQLSGGQRQRIGIARGLALKPSVLLSDEATSGLDPNSTRAILALLTELRDDLGVTILVITHEMDVVRGIADHVAQLDHGRIVEQGSVADIVRRSDSPLATALLPMPPVVAAPELRQWRLRLEGEVSPFWLAEVSRDLGSDVAVLAALIEESSQVPVGRLTVGLDPTLDEKEVAERFRSHGVVAEPAGPAVLRAVAGSSRSAEPAA, encoded by the coding sequence ATGATCGAGATCTCCGGACTGACGAAGCGCTACGGCGCCACCACGGTCCTCGACGGCATCGACCTCCGGGTCGAGGACGGCCGCATCGCAGCCGTGGTCGGCCCCAGCGGGGCCGGCAAGAGCACTCTCGCCCGATGCGTCAACCTGCTGGAGCGTCCGACGAGCGGGAGCATCTCGGTCAGCGGTGCCGACCTGGCCGCGCTGTCCGGCCGCGACCTGCGCCGTGCCCGCCAGCAGATCGGGACGGTCTTCCAGGCCGCAAACCTGCTGCGTCGCCTCACTGCGGCACAGAACGTCGCACTGCCGATGCGCAACCAAGGGCTGCCGGAGAACGAGGTGCGCCGTCGCGTCGGGGACCTCCTCGAACGCGTCGGGATGATGCACCGGGCCAACCACTACCCGTCTCAGCTCTCAGGTGGCCAGCGCCAGCGCATCGGCATCGCCCGCGGCCTGGCGCTGAAGCCCTCGGTACTCCTCTCCGACGAAGCCACGTCGGGCCTGGACCCGAATTCGACCCGCGCCATCCTCGCTCTCCTGACCGAGCTGCGTGACGACCTCGGGGTGACCATCCTGGTGATCACCCACGAGATGGATGTCGTCCGCGGGATCGCCGACCATGTCGCTCAGCTGGACCACGGCCGGATCGTGGAGCAGGGGAGCGTGGCCGACATCGTCCGCCGGTCCGACTCGCCGCTGGCGACCGCGCTCCTTCCGATGCCGCCGGTGGTAGCCGCGCCGGAGCTGCGTCAGTGGCGCCTCCGGCTCGAAGGTGAGGTGTCACCCTTCTGGCTTGCCGAGGTGAGCCGCGACCTCGGGTCCGATGTCGCTGTGCTGGCCGCGCTCATCGAGGAGTCGTCGCAGGTTCCCGTTGGCCGCCTCACCGTCGGACTGGATCCCACACTCGACGAGAAGGAGGTGGCGGAGCGCTTCCGGAGCCACGGCGTCGTCGCCGAGCCCGCCGGCCCAGCGGTCCTTCGAGCCGTCGCCGGCAGCTCTCGCAGTGCGGAGCCGGCCGCATGA
- a CDS encoding acyl-CoA dehydrogenase family protein, whose protein sequence is MSSDFPMFALSEEHQAVREAVRAICDAKVAPYAADVDENARYPQEAADALLAADFHAPHVPEEYGGAGADALATVIVIEEVARACASSSLIPAVNKLGSLPVQLAGSEELKKHYLGKLAAGEGGFSYCLSEPDAGSDAAGMKTRAVRDGDHWVLNGVKRWITNAGVSEYYTVMAVTDPDKRSKGISAFVVEKSDEGVTFGAPEKKLGIKGSPTREVYLDNVRIPADRIIGAEGTGFETAMRTLDHTRVTIAAQAVGIAQGALDYALGYAQERKQFGKPISDFQGLQFLLADMGMKVEAARQMTYAAAGKSERGDKDLTFFGASAKCFASDVAMQVTTDAVQVLGGYGFTRDYPVERMMRDAKITQIYEGTNQVQRIVIGRQLLAGVQSKI, encoded by the coding sequence ATGAGCTCCGACTTCCCGATGTTCGCCCTCTCCGAGGAGCACCAGGCCGTCCGCGAGGCGGTGCGTGCGATCTGCGATGCCAAGGTCGCGCCGTACGCCGCCGACGTCGACGAGAACGCCCGCTACCCGCAGGAGGCGGCCGACGCGCTGCTGGCCGCGGACTTCCACGCCCCGCACGTGCCGGAGGAGTACGGCGGTGCCGGGGCCGACGCGCTCGCGACCGTGATCGTGATCGAGGAGGTCGCGCGGGCCTGCGCGAGCAGCAGCCTGATCCCGGCGGTCAACAAGCTCGGGTCGCTGCCGGTGCAGCTGGCCGGGTCGGAGGAGCTCAAGAAGCACTACCTCGGCAAGCTCGCCGCCGGAGAGGGCGGGTTCTCCTACTGCCTGTCCGAGCCCGACGCCGGCTCGGACGCGGCCGGGATGAAGACCCGCGCGGTGCGCGACGGCGACCACTGGGTGCTCAACGGGGTGAAGCGCTGGATCACCAACGCCGGCGTCTCGGAGTACTACACGGTCATGGCCGTCACCGACCCCGACAAGCGCAGCAAGGGCATCTCGGCGTTCGTGGTCGAGAAGTCCGACGAGGGCGTCACCTTCGGCGCCCCCGAGAAGAAGCTCGGCATCAAGGGCTCCCCGACGCGCGAGGTGTACCTCGACAACGTGCGGATCCCGGCGGACCGGATCATCGGCGCCGAGGGCACCGGCTTCGAGACCGCGATGCGGACCCTGGACCACACCCGCGTCACGATCGCCGCGCAGGCCGTCGGGATCGCCCAGGGTGCGCTCGACTACGCGTTGGGCTACGCCCAGGAGCGCAAGCAGTTCGGCAAGCCGATCAGCGACTTCCAGGGGCTGCAGTTCCTGCTGGCCGACATGGGCATGAAGGTCGAGGCGGCCCGGCAGATGACGTACGCCGCCGCCGGCAAGTCCGAGCGCGGCGACAAGGACCTCACCTTCTTCGGTGCCTCGGCCAAGTGCTTCGCCTCCGACGTCGCGATGCAGGTCACCACCGACGCGGTCCAGGTGCTCGGCGGCTACGGCTTCACCCGCGACTACCCGGTCGAGCGGATGATGCGCGACGCCAAGATCACCCAGATCTACGAGGGCACCAACCAGGTGCAGCGGATCGTGATCGGCCGCCAGCTGCTGGCCGGCGTGCAGTCCAAGATCTGA